One window of Microbacterium sp. Root61 genomic DNA carries:
- a CDS encoding DNA topoisomerase IB, whose protein sequence is MPKLIRVHPAEDPGYRRVRAGRGFRYLDDHGAALPEAERERIDDLVIPPAWTDVWISKEAMGHIQVVGTDDAGRRQYIYHPRWTQRRDRGKYARALALADSLPRARAKATTALRREGLGRERVLATAFRLLDQVAPRVGSAKYFTSHGSRGLTTLQRRDAVVEASLITLSYPAKSGKRALLTIEDEDLATVVTELAIGRPRSALLSYERGRRRVPLSPSDVNAHVRALTGGSFTAKDFRTLRGTILAAEALAQIGVVDTKKDRKRAETLAVQATADGLGNTAAVARNSYIDPRVFDRYRRGRLLSLDGSRDAAIRALLLD, encoded by the coding sequence GTGCCGAAACTCATCCGTGTGCACCCCGCGGAGGACCCCGGCTACCGCCGCGTCCGTGCCGGCAGGGGATTCCGCTACCTCGACGATCACGGTGCCGCACTCCCGGAGGCGGAGCGCGAACGCATCGATGACCTCGTGATCCCGCCGGCCTGGACCGACGTGTGGATCTCGAAGGAGGCGATGGGCCATATCCAGGTCGTCGGCACGGATGACGCGGGCCGTCGTCAGTACATCTACCACCCCCGCTGGACGCAGCGTCGCGATCGGGGGAAGTACGCGCGTGCCCTCGCGCTGGCCGATTCCCTGCCGCGCGCGCGAGCCAAGGCGACGACGGCTCTGCGGCGCGAGGGTCTGGGGCGCGAACGCGTGCTCGCGACCGCCTTCCGACTGCTGGACCAGGTCGCGCCGCGGGTCGGATCGGCGAAGTACTTCACTTCCCACGGCAGCAGAGGACTGACCACGCTGCAACGGCGTGACGCGGTGGTCGAGGCATCCCTGATCACCCTCTCCTATCCCGCCAAGAGCGGGAAGCGCGCGCTGCTGACGATCGAGGACGAAGATCTCGCCACCGTCGTGACGGAGCTCGCGATCGGACGGCCGCGCTCGGCGCTGCTGTCGTACGAACGGGGCCGACGGCGGGTGCCGTTGTCGCCGAGTGATGTGAACGCCCACGTGCGCGCGCTGACCGGCGGGTCGTTCACGGCCAAGGACTTCCGAACGCTGCGCGGCACGATCCTGGCCGCGGAGGCGCTTGCGCAGATCGGCGTCGTCGACACGAAGAAGGATCGCAAGAGGGCAGAGACGCTCGCGGTTCAGGCGACCGCCGACGGTCTCGGCAACACGGCGGCCGTGGCGCGCAACTCCTACATCGATCCGCGCGTGTTCGACCGATACCGGCGCGGGCGGCTGCTCTCGCTGGACGGATCGAGAGATGCCGCGATACGTGCTCTGCTGCTGGACTGA